The Saccopteryx leptura isolate mSacLep1 chromosome 2, mSacLep1_pri_phased_curated, whole genome shotgun sequence genome has a window encoding:
- the PLPP7 gene encoding inactive phospholipid phosphatase 7 yields MPASQNRARARDRNNILNRAEFLSLNQPPKGAPEPRSSSGRKASGPSVQPPPSGEGARERRQSQQLPEEDCMQLNPSFKGIAFNSLLAIDICMSKRLGVCASRAASWASARSMVKLIGITGHGIPWIGGTILCLVKSSTLAGQEVLMNLLLALLLDIMTVAGVQKLTKRRGPFETSPGLLDYLTMDIYAFPAGHASRAAMVSKFFLSHLVLAVPLRILLVLWALCVGLSRVMIGRHHITDVVSGFIIGYLQFRLVELVWMSSNTCQMLISAW; encoded by the exons ATGCCAGCCTCCCAGAACCGGGCCCGGGCCCGGGACCGCAACAACATCCTCAACCGGGCCGAGTTCCTTTCCCTGAACCAGCCCCCCAAGGGGGCCCCGGAGCCACGCAGCAGCTCGGGCAGGAAGGCCTCGGGCCCCTCGGTGCAACCCCCACCCTCCGGCGAGGGGGCCCGGGAGCGGCGCCAGTCTCAGCAGCTGCCCGAGGAGGACTGCATGCAGCTGAACCCCTCCTTCAAGGGCATCGCCTTCAACTCGCTGCTGGCCATTGACATCTGTATGTCCAAGCGGCTGGGGGTGTGTGCCAGCCGGGCCGCCTCCTGGGCCAGTGCTCGCTCCATGGTCAAGCTCATTGGCATCACAGGCCACGGCATCCCCTGGATCGGAGGCACCATCCTCTGCCTGGTGAAGAGCAGCACGCTGGCCGGCCAGGAGGTGCTAATGAACCTGCTTCTGG CCCTGCTCCTGGACATCATGACGGTGGCCGGCGTGCAGAAGCTCACCAAGCGGCGTGGCCCCTTTGAGACGAGCCCCGGCCTCCTGGACTACCTCACCATGGACATCTACGCCTTCCCCGCCGGGCACGCCAGTCGCGCGGCCATGGTGTCCAAGTTCTTCCTCAGCCACCTGGTGCTGGCGGTGCCCCTGCGCATCCTGCTGGTGCTCTGGGCCCTCTGCGTGGGCCTGTCGCGCGTGATGATCGGACGTCACCACATCACGGACGTCGTCTCGGGCTTCATCATCGGCTACCTTCAGTTCCGCCTGGTGGAGCTGGTCTGGATGTCCTCCAACACGTGCCAGATGCTCATCTCGGCCTGGTGA